In the genome of Pan troglodytes isolate AG18354 chromosome 15, NHGRI_mPanTro3-v2.0_pri, whole genome shotgun sequence, one region contains:
- the AREL1 gene encoding apoptosis-resistant E3 ubiquitin protein ligase 1 isoform X1, giving the protein MFYVIGGITVSVVAFFFTIKFLFELAARVVSFLQNEDRERRGDRTIYDYVRGNYLDPRSCKVSWDWKDPYEVGHSMAFRVHLFYKNGQPFPAHRPVGLRVHISHVELAVEIPVTQEVLQEPNSNVVKVAFTVRKAGRYEITVKLGGLNVAYSPYYKIFQPGMVVPSKTKIVCHFSTLVLTCGQPHTLQIVPRDEYDNPTNNSMSLRDEHNYTLSIHELGPQEEESTGVSFEKSVTSNRQTFQVFLRLTLHSRGCFHACISYQNQPINNGEFDIIVLSEDEKNIVERNVSTSGVSIYFEAYLYNATNCSSTPWHLPPMHMTSSQRRPSTAVDEEDEDSPSECHTPEKVKKPKKVYCYVSPKQFSVKEFYLKIIPWRLYTFRVCPGTKFSYLGPDPVHKLLTLVVDDGIQPPVELSCKERNILAATFIRSLHKNIGGSETFQDKVNFFQRELRQVHMKRLHSKVTLKVSRHALLESSLKATRNFSISDWSKNFEVVFQDEEALDWGGPRREWFELICKALFDTTNQLFTRFSDNNQALVHPNPNRPTHLRLKMYEFAGRLVGKCLYESSLGGAYKQLVRARFTRSFLAQIIGLRMHYKYFETDDPEFYKSKVCFILNNDMSEMELVFAEEKYNKSGQLDKVVELMTGGAQTPVTNANKIFYLNLLAQYRLASQVKEEVEHFLKGLNELVPENLLAIFDENELELLMCGTGDISVSDFKAHAVVVGGSWHFREKVMRWFWTVVSSLTQEELARLLQFTTGSSQLPPGGFAALCPSFQIIAAPTHSTLPTAHTCFNQLCLPTYDSYEEVHRMLQLAISEGCEGFGML; this is encoded by the exons ATGTTTTACGTTATTG GTGGAATCACAGTGTCTGTGGTTGCATTCTTCTTCACAATTAAGTTCCTCTTTGAGCTTGCCGCACGTGTAGTCAGCTTCCTCCAGAATGAGGACCGTGAGCGCCGAGGGGACCGGACTATTTATGACTACGTGCGGGGAAATTACCTGGATCCCCGGTCTTGCAAAGTCTCCTGGGATTGGAAGGACCCCTATGAGGTGGGCCACAGCATGGCCTTCCGAGTGCAT TTATTCTATAAGAACGGGCAGCCTTTCCCTGCACATCGGCCTGTGGGACTAAGAGTTCACATCTCTCATGTCGAGCTAGCAGTGGAAATTCCAGTGACCCAGGAAGTCCTTCAGGAGCCCAATTCCAACGTAGTAAAAGTGGCCTTCACTGTGCGCAAGGCTGGGCGTTATGAAATCACAGTGAAGCTTGGTGGATTAAATGTGGCATATAGTCCCTACTACAAAATTTTTCAACCTG GAATGGTGGTTCCTTCTAAGACCAAAATTGTGTGCCACTTTTCTACTCTTGTATTGACCTGTGGGCAGCCGCACACCCTTCAAATAGTACCCCGAGATGAGTATGATAATCCCACCAACAATTCCATGTCCTTGAGAGATGAGCACAATTACACATTGTCCATTCATGAG CTCGGCCCTCAAGAAGAAGAGAGTACTGGTGTCTCATTTGAGAAATCAGTAACATCCAACAGGCAGACTTTCCAGGTGTTCTTGCGACTCACCCTGCATTCTCGAGGCTGCTTCCATGCTTGCATTTCATACCAAAATCAGCCAATCAATAATGGTGAATTTGACATTATTGTCCTAAGTG AGGATGAGAAGAATATCGTCGAACGCAATGTGTCCACTTCAGGCGTGAGCATTTACTTTGAGGCTTATCTTTATAATGCTACCAACTGTAGCAGCACTCCATGGCACCTGCCACCCATGCACATGACCTCTTCCCAGCGCCGGCCATCCACTGCTGTTGACGAGGAAGATGAAGACTCGCCCTCTGAGTGCCACACCCCTGAGAAGGTGAAGAAACCGAAGAAGGTGTACTGCTATGTGTCACCAAAG CAATTCTCAGTGAAGGAGTTCTACCTGAAGATCATCCCCTGGCGCCTTTACACCTTCCGAGTGTGTCCAGGAACAAAA TTTTCATACCTTGGTCCTGACCCTGTCCATAAGCTCCTCACACTGGTGGTGGATGATGGCATTCAACCTCCTGTGGAGCTCAGCTGTAAGGAGAGGAACATTCTAGCAGCCACTTTCATCCGCTCCCTGCATAAGAACATAG GAGGCTCTGAGACCTTTCAGGACAAGGTGAACTTTTTCCAGCGAGAGCTTCGGCAGGTACATATGAAAAGACTACATTCCAAAGTCACCCTGAAGGTCAGCAGACATGCCTTGTTGGAATCG TCTCTGAAAGCCACTCGGAATTTCTCCATCTCAGATTGGAGCAAGAACTTTGAGGTTGTTTTCCAGGATGAAGAAG CTCTGGACTGGGGAGGGCCTCGCCGGGAATGGTTTGAGCTAATCTGCAAAGCACTATTTGATACCACCAATCAGCTCTTCACCCGGTTCAGTGACAACAACCAAGCATTA GTGCATCCCAACCCTAATCGCCCCACTCATCTGCGCCTGAAAATGTATGAGTTTGCGGGACGGCTCGTGGGCAAGTGTCTCTATGAGTCCTCTCTAGGAGGAGCCTACAAGCAGTTGGTCCGAGCTCGCTTCACCCGCTCTTTCCTGGCCCAAATCATAGGACTGCGTATGCATTACAAG TACTTTGAAACAGATGACCCAGAATTCTACAAatctaaagtttgttttatccTCAACAATGACATGAGTGAGATGGAGCTGGTCTTTGCAGAAGAGAAATATAATAAATCGGGTCAATTGGATAAG GTTGTAGAACTCATGACAGGTGGAGCTCAAACTCCAGTCACCAATGCGAATAAAATCTTCTATTTAAATTTGCTGGCCCAATATCGGCTGGCCAGTCAAGTGAAAGAGGAGGTGGAACATTTCCTAAAAG GCCTGAATGAATTGGTCCCTGAGAACCTTTTGGCTATTTTTGATGAGAATGAGCTTGAG CTGCTGATGTGTGGGACTGGAGACATCAGTgtgtctgacttcaaagcccaTGCAGTAGTTGTTGGTGGCTCATGGCATTTCAGAGAAAAG GTCATGAGGTGGTTTTGGACTGTGGTTTCCAGTCTGACCCAGGAGGAGTTGGCTCGGCTACTTCAGTTCACAACAGGCTCCTCTCAGCTACCACCTGGAGGCTTTGCCGCCCTCTGTCCCTCATTTCAGATTATTGCCGCTCCGACCCATAGCACGCTGCCTACTGCACACACATG TTTTAACCAGCTGTGCCTCCCTACATATGACTCCTATGAAGAGGTGCACAGGATGCTGCAGCTGGCCATCAGCGAGGGTTGCGAGGGCTTTGGCATGCTCTGA
- the AREL1 gene encoding apoptosis-resistant E3 ubiquitin protein ligase 1 isoform X2 — MFYVIGGITVSVVAFFFTIKFLFELAARVVSFLQNEDRERRGDRTIYDYVRGNYLDPRSCKVSWDWKDPYELFYKNGQPFPAHRPVGLRVHISHVELAVEIPVTQEVLQEPNSNVVKVAFTVRKAGRYEITVKLGGLNVAYSPYYKIFQPGMVVPSKTKIVCHFSTLVLTCGQPHTLQIVPRDEYDNPTNNSMSLRDEHNYTLSIHELGPQEEESTGVSFEKSVTSNRQTFQVFLRLTLHSRGCFHACISYQNQPINNGEFDIIVLSEDEKNIVERNVSTSGVSIYFEAYLYNATNCSSTPWHLPPMHMTSSQRRPSTAVDEEDEDSPSECHTPEKVKKPKKVYCYVSPKQFSVKEFYLKIIPWRLYTFRVCPGTKFSYLGPDPVHKLLTLVVDDGIQPPVELSCKERNILAATFIRSLHKNIGGSETFQDKVNFFQRELRQVHMKRLHSKVTLKVSRHALLESSLKATRNFSISDWSKNFEVVFQDEEALDWGGPRREWFELICKALFDTTNQLFTRFSDNNQALVHPNPNRPTHLRLKMYEFAGRLVGKCLYESSLGGAYKQLVRARFTRSFLAQIIGLRMHYKYFETDDPEFYKSKVCFILNNDMSEMELVFAEEKYNKSGQLDKVVELMTGGAQTPVTNANKIFYLNLLAQYRLASQVKEEVEHFLKGLNELVPENLLAIFDENELELLMCGTGDISVSDFKAHAVVVGGSWHFREKVMRWFWTVVSSLTQEELARLLQFTTGSSQLPPGGFAALCPSFQIIAAPTHSTLPTAHTCFNQLCLPTYDSYEEVHRMLQLAISEGCEGFGML; from the exons ATGTTTTACGTTATTG GTGGAATCACAGTGTCTGTGGTTGCATTCTTCTTCACAATTAAGTTCCTCTTTGAGCTTGCCGCACGTGTAGTCAGCTTCCTCCAGAATGAGGACCGTGAGCGCCGAGGGGACCGGACTATTTATGACTACGTGCGGGGAAATTACCTGGATCCCCGGTCTTGCAAAGTCTCCTGGGATTGGAAGGACCCCTATGAG TTATTCTATAAGAACGGGCAGCCTTTCCCTGCACATCGGCCTGTGGGACTAAGAGTTCACATCTCTCATGTCGAGCTAGCAGTGGAAATTCCAGTGACCCAGGAAGTCCTTCAGGAGCCCAATTCCAACGTAGTAAAAGTGGCCTTCACTGTGCGCAAGGCTGGGCGTTATGAAATCACAGTGAAGCTTGGTGGATTAAATGTGGCATATAGTCCCTACTACAAAATTTTTCAACCTG GAATGGTGGTTCCTTCTAAGACCAAAATTGTGTGCCACTTTTCTACTCTTGTATTGACCTGTGGGCAGCCGCACACCCTTCAAATAGTACCCCGAGATGAGTATGATAATCCCACCAACAATTCCATGTCCTTGAGAGATGAGCACAATTACACATTGTCCATTCATGAG CTCGGCCCTCAAGAAGAAGAGAGTACTGGTGTCTCATTTGAGAAATCAGTAACATCCAACAGGCAGACTTTCCAGGTGTTCTTGCGACTCACCCTGCATTCTCGAGGCTGCTTCCATGCTTGCATTTCATACCAAAATCAGCCAATCAATAATGGTGAATTTGACATTATTGTCCTAAGTG AGGATGAGAAGAATATCGTCGAACGCAATGTGTCCACTTCAGGCGTGAGCATTTACTTTGAGGCTTATCTTTATAATGCTACCAACTGTAGCAGCACTCCATGGCACCTGCCACCCATGCACATGACCTCTTCCCAGCGCCGGCCATCCACTGCTGTTGACGAGGAAGATGAAGACTCGCCCTCTGAGTGCCACACCCCTGAGAAGGTGAAGAAACCGAAGAAGGTGTACTGCTATGTGTCACCAAAG CAATTCTCAGTGAAGGAGTTCTACCTGAAGATCATCCCCTGGCGCCTTTACACCTTCCGAGTGTGTCCAGGAACAAAA TTTTCATACCTTGGTCCTGACCCTGTCCATAAGCTCCTCACACTGGTGGTGGATGATGGCATTCAACCTCCTGTGGAGCTCAGCTGTAAGGAGAGGAACATTCTAGCAGCCACTTTCATCCGCTCCCTGCATAAGAACATAG GAGGCTCTGAGACCTTTCAGGACAAGGTGAACTTTTTCCAGCGAGAGCTTCGGCAGGTACATATGAAAAGACTACATTCCAAAGTCACCCTGAAGGTCAGCAGACATGCCTTGTTGGAATCG TCTCTGAAAGCCACTCGGAATTTCTCCATCTCAGATTGGAGCAAGAACTTTGAGGTTGTTTTCCAGGATGAAGAAG CTCTGGACTGGGGAGGGCCTCGCCGGGAATGGTTTGAGCTAATCTGCAAAGCACTATTTGATACCACCAATCAGCTCTTCACCCGGTTCAGTGACAACAACCAAGCATTA GTGCATCCCAACCCTAATCGCCCCACTCATCTGCGCCTGAAAATGTATGAGTTTGCGGGACGGCTCGTGGGCAAGTGTCTCTATGAGTCCTCTCTAGGAGGAGCCTACAAGCAGTTGGTCCGAGCTCGCTTCACCCGCTCTTTCCTGGCCCAAATCATAGGACTGCGTATGCATTACAAG TACTTTGAAACAGATGACCCAGAATTCTACAAatctaaagtttgttttatccTCAACAATGACATGAGTGAGATGGAGCTGGTCTTTGCAGAAGAGAAATATAATAAATCGGGTCAATTGGATAAG GTTGTAGAACTCATGACAGGTGGAGCTCAAACTCCAGTCACCAATGCGAATAAAATCTTCTATTTAAATTTGCTGGCCCAATATCGGCTGGCCAGTCAAGTGAAAGAGGAGGTGGAACATTTCCTAAAAG GCCTGAATGAATTGGTCCCTGAGAACCTTTTGGCTATTTTTGATGAGAATGAGCTTGAG CTGCTGATGTGTGGGACTGGAGACATCAGTgtgtctgacttcaaagcccaTGCAGTAGTTGTTGGTGGCTCATGGCATTTCAGAGAAAAG GTCATGAGGTGGTTTTGGACTGTGGTTTCCAGTCTGACCCAGGAGGAGTTGGCTCGGCTACTTCAGTTCACAACAGGCTCCTCTCAGCTACCACCTGGAGGCTTTGCCGCCCTCTGTCCCTCATTTCAGATTATTGCCGCTCCGACCCATAGCACGCTGCCTACTGCACACACATG TTTTAACCAGCTGTGCCTCCCTACATATGACTCCTATGAAGAGGTGCACAGGATGCTGCAGCTGGCCATCAGCGAGGGTTGCGAGGGCTTTGGCATGCTCTGA
- the AREL1 gene encoding apoptosis-resistant E3 ubiquitin protein ligase 1 isoform X4, with amino-acid sequence MVVPSKTKIVCHFSTLVLTCGQPHTLQIVPRDEYDNPTNNSMSLRDEHNYTLSIHELGPQEEESTGVSFEKSVTSNRQTFQVFLRLTLHSRGCFHACISYQNQPINNGEFDIIVLSEDEKNIVERNVSTSGVSIYFEAYLYNATNCSSTPWHLPPMHMTSSQRRPSTAVDEEDEDSPSECHTPEKVKKPKKVYCYVSPKQFSVKEFYLKIIPWRLYTFRVCPGTKFSYLGPDPVHKLLTLVVDDGIQPPVELSCKERNILAATFIRSLHKNIGGSETFQDKVNFFQRELRQVHMKRLHSKVTLKVSRHALLESSLKATRNFSISDWSKNFEVVFQDEEALDWGGPRREWFELICKALFDTTNQLFTRFSDNNQALVHPNPNRPTHLRLKMYEFAGRLVGKCLYESSLGGAYKQLVRARFTRSFLAQIIGLRMHYKYFETDDPEFYKSKVCFILNNDMSEMELVFAEEKYNKSGQLDKVVELMTGGAQTPVTNANKIFYLNLLAQYRLASQVKEEVEHFLKGLNELVPENLLAIFDENELELLMCGTGDISVSDFKAHAVVVGGSWHFREKVMRWFWTVVSSLTQEELARLLQFTTGSSQLPPGGFAALCPSFQIIAAPTHSTLPTAHTCFNQLCLPTYDSYEEVHRMLQLAISEGCEGFGML; translated from the exons ATGGTGGTTCCTTCTAAGACCAAAATTGTGTGCCACTTTTCTACTCTTGTATTGACCTGTGGGCAGCCGCACACCCTTCAAATAGTACCCCGAGATGAGTATGATAATCCCACCAACAATTCCATGTCCTTGAGAGATGAGCACAATTACACATTGTCCATTCATGAG CTCGGCCCTCAAGAAGAAGAGAGTACTGGTGTCTCATTTGAGAAATCAGTAACATCCAACAGGCAGACTTTCCAGGTGTTCTTGCGACTCACCCTGCATTCTCGAGGCTGCTTCCATGCTTGCATTTCATACCAAAATCAGCCAATCAATAATGGTGAATTTGACATTATTGTCCTAAGTG AGGATGAGAAGAATATCGTCGAACGCAATGTGTCCACTTCAGGCGTGAGCATTTACTTTGAGGCTTATCTTTATAATGCTACCAACTGTAGCAGCACTCCATGGCACCTGCCACCCATGCACATGACCTCTTCCCAGCGCCGGCCATCCACTGCTGTTGACGAGGAAGATGAAGACTCGCCCTCTGAGTGCCACACCCCTGAGAAGGTGAAGAAACCGAAGAAGGTGTACTGCTATGTGTCACCAAAG CAATTCTCAGTGAAGGAGTTCTACCTGAAGATCATCCCCTGGCGCCTTTACACCTTCCGAGTGTGTCCAGGAACAAAA TTTTCATACCTTGGTCCTGACCCTGTCCATAAGCTCCTCACACTGGTGGTGGATGATGGCATTCAACCTCCTGTGGAGCTCAGCTGTAAGGAGAGGAACATTCTAGCAGCCACTTTCATCCGCTCCCTGCATAAGAACATAG GAGGCTCTGAGACCTTTCAGGACAAGGTGAACTTTTTCCAGCGAGAGCTTCGGCAGGTACATATGAAAAGACTACATTCCAAAGTCACCCTGAAGGTCAGCAGACATGCCTTGTTGGAATCG TCTCTGAAAGCCACTCGGAATTTCTCCATCTCAGATTGGAGCAAGAACTTTGAGGTTGTTTTCCAGGATGAAGAAG CTCTGGACTGGGGAGGGCCTCGCCGGGAATGGTTTGAGCTAATCTGCAAAGCACTATTTGATACCACCAATCAGCTCTTCACCCGGTTCAGTGACAACAACCAAGCATTA GTGCATCCCAACCCTAATCGCCCCACTCATCTGCGCCTGAAAATGTATGAGTTTGCGGGACGGCTCGTGGGCAAGTGTCTCTATGAGTCCTCTCTAGGAGGAGCCTACAAGCAGTTGGTCCGAGCTCGCTTCACCCGCTCTTTCCTGGCCCAAATCATAGGACTGCGTATGCATTACAAG TACTTTGAAACAGATGACCCAGAATTCTACAAatctaaagtttgttttatccTCAACAATGACATGAGTGAGATGGAGCTGGTCTTTGCAGAAGAGAAATATAATAAATCGGGTCAATTGGATAAG GTTGTAGAACTCATGACAGGTGGAGCTCAAACTCCAGTCACCAATGCGAATAAAATCTTCTATTTAAATTTGCTGGCCCAATATCGGCTGGCCAGTCAAGTGAAAGAGGAGGTGGAACATTTCCTAAAAG GCCTGAATGAATTGGTCCCTGAGAACCTTTTGGCTATTTTTGATGAGAATGAGCTTGAG CTGCTGATGTGTGGGACTGGAGACATCAGTgtgtctgacttcaaagcccaTGCAGTAGTTGTTGGTGGCTCATGGCATTTCAGAGAAAAG GTCATGAGGTGGTTTTGGACTGTGGTTTCCAGTCTGACCCAGGAGGAGTTGGCTCGGCTACTTCAGTTCACAACAGGCTCCTCTCAGCTACCACCTGGAGGCTTTGCCGCCCTCTGTCCCTCATTTCAGATTATTGCCGCTCCGACCCATAGCACGCTGCCTACTGCACACACATG TTTTAACCAGCTGTGCCTCCCTACATATGACTCCTATGAAGAGGTGCACAGGATGCTGCAGCTGGCCATCAGCGAGGGTTGCGAGGGCTTTGGCATGCTCTGA
- the AREL1 gene encoding apoptosis-resistant E3 ubiquitin protein ligase 1 isoform X3 codes for MFYVIGGITVSVVAFFFTIKFLFELAARVVSFLQNEDRERRGDRTIYDYVRGNYLDPRSCKVSWDWKDPYEVGHSMAFRVHLFYKNGQPFPAHRPVGLRVHISHVELAVEIPVTQEVLQEPNSNVVKVAFTVRKAGRYEITVKLGGLNVAYSPYYKIFQPGMVVPSKTKIVCHFSTLVLTCGQPHTLQIVPRDEYDNPTNNSMSLRDEHNYTLSIHELGPQEEESTGVSFEKSVTSNRQTFQVFLRLTLHSRGCFHACISYQNQPINNGEFDIIVLSEDEKNIVERNVSTSGVSIYFEAYLYNATNCSSTPWHLPPMHMTSSQRRPSTAVDEEDEDSPSECHTPEKVKKPKKVYCYVSPKQFSVKEFYLKIIPWRLYTFRVCPGTKFSYLGPDPVHKLLTLVVDDGIQPPVELSCKERNILAATFIRSLHKNIGGSETFQDKVNFFQRELRQVHMKRLHSKVTLKVSRHALLESSLKATRNFSISDWSKNFEVVFQDEEALDWGGPRREWFELICKALFDTTNQLFTRFSDNNQALYFETDDPEFYKSKVCFILNNDMSEMELVFAEEKYNKSGQLDKVVELMTGGAQTPVTNANKIFYLNLLAQYRLASQVKEEVEHFLKGLNELVPENLLAIFDENELELLMCGTGDISVSDFKAHAVVVGGSWHFREKVMRWFWTVVSSLTQEELARLLQFTTGSSQLPPGGFAALCPSFQIIAAPTHSTLPTAHTCFNQLCLPTYDSYEEVHRMLQLAISEGCEGFGML; via the exons ATGTTTTACGTTATTG GTGGAATCACAGTGTCTGTGGTTGCATTCTTCTTCACAATTAAGTTCCTCTTTGAGCTTGCCGCACGTGTAGTCAGCTTCCTCCAGAATGAGGACCGTGAGCGCCGAGGGGACCGGACTATTTATGACTACGTGCGGGGAAATTACCTGGATCCCCGGTCTTGCAAAGTCTCCTGGGATTGGAAGGACCCCTATGAGGTGGGCCACAGCATGGCCTTCCGAGTGCAT TTATTCTATAAGAACGGGCAGCCTTTCCCTGCACATCGGCCTGTGGGACTAAGAGTTCACATCTCTCATGTCGAGCTAGCAGTGGAAATTCCAGTGACCCAGGAAGTCCTTCAGGAGCCCAATTCCAACGTAGTAAAAGTGGCCTTCACTGTGCGCAAGGCTGGGCGTTATGAAATCACAGTGAAGCTTGGTGGATTAAATGTGGCATATAGTCCCTACTACAAAATTTTTCAACCTG GAATGGTGGTTCCTTCTAAGACCAAAATTGTGTGCCACTTTTCTACTCTTGTATTGACCTGTGGGCAGCCGCACACCCTTCAAATAGTACCCCGAGATGAGTATGATAATCCCACCAACAATTCCATGTCCTTGAGAGATGAGCACAATTACACATTGTCCATTCATGAG CTCGGCCCTCAAGAAGAAGAGAGTACTGGTGTCTCATTTGAGAAATCAGTAACATCCAACAGGCAGACTTTCCAGGTGTTCTTGCGACTCACCCTGCATTCTCGAGGCTGCTTCCATGCTTGCATTTCATACCAAAATCAGCCAATCAATAATGGTGAATTTGACATTATTGTCCTAAGTG AGGATGAGAAGAATATCGTCGAACGCAATGTGTCCACTTCAGGCGTGAGCATTTACTTTGAGGCTTATCTTTATAATGCTACCAACTGTAGCAGCACTCCATGGCACCTGCCACCCATGCACATGACCTCTTCCCAGCGCCGGCCATCCACTGCTGTTGACGAGGAAGATGAAGACTCGCCCTCTGAGTGCCACACCCCTGAGAAGGTGAAGAAACCGAAGAAGGTGTACTGCTATGTGTCACCAAAG CAATTCTCAGTGAAGGAGTTCTACCTGAAGATCATCCCCTGGCGCCTTTACACCTTCCGAGTGTGTCCAGGAACAAAA TTTTCATACCTTGGTCCTGACCCTGTCCATAAGCTCCTCACACTGGTGGTGGATGATGGCATTCAACCTCCTGTGGAGCTCAGCTGTAAGGAGAGGAACATTCTAGCAGCCACTTTCATCCGCTCCCTGCATAAGAACATAG GAGGCTCTGAGACCTTTCAGGACAAGGTGAACTTTTTCCAGCGAGAGCTTCGGCAGGTACATATGAAAAGACTACATTCCAAAGTCACCCTGAAGGTCAGCAGACATGCCTTGTTGGAATCG TCTCTGAAAGCCACTCGGAATTTCTCCATCTCAGATTGGAGCAAGAACTTTGAGGTTGTTTTCCAGGATGAAGAAG CTCTGGACTGGGGAGGGCCTCGCCGGGAATGGTTTGAGCTAATCTGCAAAGCACTATTTGATACCACCAATCAGCTCTTCACCCGGTTCAGTGACAACAACCAAGCATTA TACTTTGAAACAGATGACCCAGAATTCTACAAatctaaagtttgttttatccTCAACAATGACATGAGTGAGATGGAGCTGGTCTTTGCAGAAGAGAAATATAATAAATCGGGTCAATTGGATAAG GTTGTAGAACTCATGACAGGTGGAGCTCAAACTCCAGTCACCAATGCGAATAAAATCTTCTATTTAAATTTGCTGGCCCAATATCGGCTGGCCAGTCAAGTGAAAGAGGAGGTGGAACATTTCCTAAAAG GCCTGAATGAATTGGTCCCTGAGAACCTTTTGGCTATTTTTGATGAGAATGAGCTTGAG CTGCTGATGTGTGGGACTGGAGACATCAGTgtgtctgacttcaaagcccaTGCAGTAGTTGTTGGTGGCTCATGGCATTTCAGAGAAAAG GTCATGAGGTGGTTTTGGACTGTGGTTTCCAGTCTGACCCAGGAGGAGTTGGCTCGGCTACTTCAGTTCACAACAGGCTCCTCTCAGCTACCACCTGGAGGCTTTGCCGCCCTCTGTCCCTCATTTCAGATTATTGCCGCTCCGACCCATAGCACGCTGCCTACTGCACACACATG TTTTAACCAGCTGTGCCTCCCTACATATGACTCCTATGAAGAGGTGCACAGGATGCTGCAGCTGGCCATCAGCGAGGGTTGCGAGGGCTTTGGCATGCTCTGA